In one Brassica oleracea var. oleracea cultivar TO1000 chromosome C9, BOL, whole genome shotgun sequence genomic region, the following are encoded:
- the LOC106314460 gene encoding glutathione S-transferase T3-like, whose protein sequence is MDPLYVNSTGFVHSPGFVNLSSSQNTQTIDVESSQFPSFSSQSSVGPKPLERRKWTAKEDLVLISAWLNTSKDPIVGNEQKAGAFWKRIEVYINANPRLNGCPPRESSQCKQRWGRVNDSVGKFVGSFEAALKNQASGQNENDVMKVAHEIFTNDHGALFSLEHCWRELRFDQKWRSQYLSKDGAKDKGKESADKRKDQAEVVVEDDEVRPPGVKASKAAKRRKHGNEAAFDQINDILAVKNEMSKNKILSCLLAKPKDTLSDIEVSLKNKLISEML, encoded by the coding sequence ATGGATCCTCTCTATGTTAACTCTACCGGGTTTGTCCACTCTCCCGGTTTTGTTAACCTCTCATCTTCACAGAACACACAAACAATAGACGTAGAGTCTTCTCAGTTCCCTAGCTTTAGTAGTCAGAGCTCTGTAGGTCCTAAGCCACTGGAAAGGCGGAAGTGGACGGCAAAAGAAGACTTGGTGCTGATCAGTGCTTGGTTGAACACCAGCAAGGATCCGATTGTCGGTAATGAGCAGAAGGCAGGGGCATTTTGGAAGAGAATAGAGGTCTACATTAACGCCAACCCTCGGCTCAATGGATGTCCTCCTAGAGAGTCTAGTCAGTGTAAGCAGAGGTGGGGGAGAGTGAACGACTCGGTGGGGAAGTTTGTAGGATCCTTTGAGGCCGCTTTGAAGAACCAAGCTAGTGGCCAAAACGAGAATGATGTAATGAAGGTTGCGCATGAAATCTTCACTAATGACCATGGGGCATTGTTCAGTCTAGAACATTGTTGGAGGGAACTCAGGTTCGATCAAAAATGGAGATCACAGTACCTGTCCAAAGATGGTGCAAAGGACAAAGGCAAGGAATCTGCGGACAAGAGGAAGGATCAAGCGGAGGTGGTGGTCGAGGATGATGAGGTGCGGCCTCCTGGTGTTAAGGCTAGCAAAGCAGCGAAACGGAGGAAGCACGGGAATGAAGCAGCTTTTGATCAAATAAACGACATCCTAGCTGTGAAAAATGAGATGTCGAAAAATAAAATCCTTAGTTGTCTCCTAGCCAAACCAAAAGACACACTATCTGATATTGAAGTCTCTCTTAAGAACAAACTCATATCTGAAATGCTTTGA
- the LOC106317482 gene encoding uncharacterized protein LOC106317482 isoform X2, with translation MANSSADSAADHRSKHLSINPPHQIFKDVQGSDNPIPLSPQWLLSKSGKSKTGMGTVEAQCLHNPSGNGEETPDNPKKKDVFRPSLLTAETGRREGWRDEERDTFSATRNDRWRNGDKDFGDIKKVDRRDNVGSRQFGEPRRWTDSGNKDAGTEQRRGPSDRWTDSGNKDAGTEQRRESKWNSRWGPDDKEAENARNKWDEAGKDGEIIREKGPSLPSSDGDHYRPWRPSQGRGRGESLHSQSTPNKQGTGFSHSRGRGENTAIFSAGRGRMSSGGSLFTSATNQSHPPGSASEKGESGTGEPYHLRYSRMKLLDVYRMADTVCFEKFPDGFIEVPSLTCEQPSDPLAICAPSSEEVNILDGIEKGKIVSSGAPQISKDGPSGRNPAEFSQPRRLKPAGSREDMTSATDVSKEEIGETRNYPDDKFRPEASHEGYAPFRKGNEVQGNNHVQSPRRQPGERSSRISHDWNDPSADNKLKSSDTVWSHPKDSINHSGSNVISLPQSKGESRWQIGEDPALRRQPSLVFDREREVRKPMPSSPEELSLFYKDPQGLIQGPFSGSDIIGWFEAGYFGIDLLVRPASAPIDSPFSLLGDVMPHLRAKSGPPPGFSDAKPSQTTDAAGSPAFPGVGTVHAGMGETDMLQNDMRYKQVGGTVAENRFIESLMSGSLNNPSQGVQGYAVNSSGGLSLPVTDGGADMYLLAKKLELERQRSVAGPFSYWPGPESANLMLRSENVPEVAQQPARSPSTDLLSILQGAKDRSAPSVSGPIPAWSHPNQKDDLHHAKSFQTQTSFGVQQQRQLEQNSPLAGLLGQPIGNNPAGMLPPDMMLVPGLSQEQQSLNLLQQQQLLLQMNAQTPLSSQQQRLLIEKMLLLKHQQKREEQQQLLRQQQQLFSQVLADQQHPQQRFGEPSYGQLQQSFDALRLQESKDVTQVNQQMQLPVSHEARGANLTDFVSVNQATSQNVATVGTHHLNLQHQLFGNVDPRMSEGGVPTDQIDGTHKKDLQSDYERSIPADYMNSLYSEKPVLLPASFPNNESATPETSDSKSLENQTKDVFAGQGETSNELNVEIPPTEVKSNEVSGGRKTSEKKSKKQRGNKHSAEPVKAASKSSLQEAKQRETGIADDSEIKVRGESGVNESSLQNTRTQPGRAWKPAPGFKPKSLLEIQMEEQRVAQAEALAPKVSTSSGSVGGLASPWGGIVANSDPINLRETLGESVTTQAGAVKPESVPALKGKQSHLRDLLADDVVAKSVVKERDVVGSSSNDTYTQITSTNAESLDDDNFIDAKETKKSRKKSARAKNSAAKTAAHVPAVVDTSLSTSSIEKGKNARIAQQQLKEDLPAIPSGPSLGDFVLWKEEPVNNPSPAAAWSTGPKKSTKPSSLRDIVREQKKMTTSSHPPPSPVPTTQKPTPPQAVPQSSWSRSPSQAVSQSSLQSKSKGDDDLFWGPVEQTTQESKQGDFPQLSSQNSWGTKTTPGKGSAGSSLNRQKSVSASSPASHKGKKEEVTKLTEANGFRDWCRSECLRLLGSEDTSVLEFCLKLSRSEAETLLIENLGTVDRDHKFIDKFLNYKDLLPSEVVEIAFQSKGSSSSVVKSRNNKAAEEEEYYKAPSANEGFSKVGGGKKKGKKGKKVSLSSSVLGFNVVSNRIMMGEIQSIED, from the exons ATGGCTAACTCCTCCGCTGATTCCGCCGCAGACCACCGCAGCAAGCACCTCTCCATCAATCCACCTCACCAGATCTTCAAAG ATGTCCAGGGCTCTGACAATCCTATTCCTCTTTCACCTCAGTGGCTTCTCTCCAAATCAGGGAAGAGCAAGACTGGAATGGGGACTGTG GAAGCTCAGTGCCTCCATAATCCCTCTGGAAATGGGGAGGAGACACCGGATAATCCGAAGAAGAAGGATGTCTTCCGGCCTTCCTTACTTACTGCTGAAACTGGCCGTCGTGAGGGTTGGCGTGATGAGGAAAGGGATACCTTTTCCGCTACCCGGAATGATCGCTGGCGGAATGGTGACAAAGACTTTGGTGATATCAAGAAGGTTGACCGGCGGGATAATGTGGGCTCTAGACAGTTTGGGGAGCCTCGCCGGTGGACTGATTCAGGAAACAAGGATGCTGGGACAGAGCAGCGCCGTGGTCCGAGTGATCGGTGGACTGATTCAGGTAACAAGGATGCTGGGACTGAGCAGCGGCGTGAAAGCAAGTGGAACTCTCGCTGGGGACCTGATGACAAGGAAGCTGAGAACGCTCGTAACAAGTGGGATGAAGCTGGCAAAGATGGTGAGATCATTCGTGAGAAGGGTCCGTCTCTTCCTTCTAGTGATGGAGATCATTACCGACCCTGGAGACCCTCTCAAGGTCGAGGAAGAGGAGAATCTCTTCATAGCCAGTCAACACCAAACAAGCAGGGTACAGGCTTTTCTCACAGCAGGGGGCGTGGAGAAAACACTGCTATCTTTTCAGCTGGGCGTGGAAGGATGAGTTCTGGTGGAAGCCTTTTTACTAGCGCAACAAACCAGTCTCACCCTCCTGGATCTGCCTCTGAGAAAGGGGAAAGTGGTACTGGAGAGCCTTACCATCTGAGATATAGCAGAATGAAACTGTTGGATGTGTACAGGATGGCAGATACTGTGTGTTTTGAGAAGTTTCCAGATGGGTTCATCGAGGTGCCTTCCCTTACTTGCGAGCAGCCGTCGGATCCTCTGGCTATTTGCGCTCCAAGTTCTGAGGAAGTG AATATTCTGGATGGGATTGAGAAAGGAAAAATAGTGAGCAGTGGTGCCCCTCAGATATCCAAGGATGGCCCTAGTGGACGAAATCCAGCCGAGTTTTCTCAACCTAGGCGACTCAAGCCTG CTGGAAGCAGGGAAGATATGACATCCGCTACTGACGTATCTAAAGAAGAAATTGGAGAAACAAGGAACTATCCAGATGATAAGTTTAGGCCTGAAG CTTCTCATGAAGGTTATGCTCCTTTTAGGAAAGGCAATGAGGTGCAGGGAAACAATCATGTCCAGTCGCCACGGCGTCAGCCTGGAGAAAGATCGAGTAGGATCTCACATGATTGGAATGACCCTTCAGCTGATAACAAGCTGAAATCTTCTGACACTGTCTGGTCACACCCTAAAGATTCAATAAACCATTCAGGAAGCAATGTGATTAGCTTGCCACAGTCCAAAGGGGAATCAAGATGGCAAATCGGTGAAGATCCTGCACTAAGAAGGCAGCCATCTTTGGTGTTTGACAGGGAGCGAGAAGTTAGAAAGCCTATGCCATCTTCGCCTGAAGAACTTTCACTCTTTTATAAAGATCCTCAGGGTCTAATTCAAGGCCCTTTTTCTGGAAGTGATATTATTGGATGGTTTGAGGCTGGATATTTTGGCATAGATTTGCTAGTTCGTCCTGCTAGTGCACCGATCGATTCTCCTTTTTCATTACTTGGTGATGTAATGCCACATTTGCGGGCTAAGTCGGGACCACCACCTGGTTTTTCCGATGCCAAGCCAAGCCAGACTACTGATGCAGCCGGTTCACCGGCATTCCCTGGTGTGGGGACAGTTCATGCTGGGATGGGGGAGACTGATATGTTGCAAAATGATATGAGGTATAAGCAAGTTGGAGGTACGGTAGCGGAAAATCGGTTTATTGAATCGTTGATGTCTGGCAGTTTGAACAATCCATCTCAAG GTGTTCAAGGATATGCAGTAAATAGTTCTGGTGGGTTGTCTTTACCAGTTACTGATGGTGGGGCTGACATGTATCTCTTGGCCAAGAAATTGGAACTTGAACGGCAGAGATCAGTAGCTGGTCCGTTTTCATATTGGCCTGGTCCGGAATCTGCAAACCTGATGCTAAGATCCGAGAATGTGCCAGAAGTTGCTCAACAGCCTGCCCGTTCTCCCAGTACTGATTTGTTGTCCATCCTCCAAGGTGCAAAGGATAGGTCTGCTCCTTCTGTTAGTGGTCCTATTCCTGCTTGGTCGCATCCCAATCAAAAGGATGATTTGCACCATGCGAAAAGTTTCCAAACTCAGACTTCCTTTGGGGTCCAACAGCAAAGGCAGCTAGAGCAGAACTCACCTTTGGCAGGTTTACTTGGTCAACCTATTGGAAATAATCCAGCTGGCATGTTACCCCCTGATATGATGCTCGTCCCTGGACTCTCCCAAGAACAGCAATCGCTCAATCTGTTGCAGCAGCAACAGCTTTTGTTGCAAATGAATGCTCAGACACCCCTTTCTTCACAGCAACAGCGTCTATTGATTGAAAAGATGCTTTTGCTTAAGCACCAACAAAAACGAGAAGAGCAGCAGCAGTTGTTACGACAGCAACAGCAGCTGTTTTCCCAGGTTCTTGCTGACCAGCAGCATCCTCAACAACGGTTTGGAGAGCCATCTTATGGACAGTTGCAGCAATCTTTTGATGCTCTTAGGCTGCAAGAATCAAAGGACGTGACACAGGTCAATCAGCAGATGCAGCTTCCGGTTTCCCATGAGGCCCGAGGTGCCAACTTAACTGATTTTGTCTCTGTAAATCAAGCCACTAGTCAGAATGTTGCAACTGTCGGAACCCATCATCTGAACCTTCAACACCAGCTGTTTGGTAATGTTGACCCTAGGATGAGTGAGGGGGGAGTTCCTACAGATCAGATCGATGGCACCCATAAAAAAGATTTACAGTCCGACTATGAAAGATCAATTCCTGCGGATTACATGAACAGCTTGTACTCAGAAAAACCTGTTCTCTTACCTGCGAGCTTTCCAAACAATGAAAGCGCCACACCTGAAACAAGTGACAGTAAGTCACTGGAGAATCAGACGAAAGATGTGTTTGCTGGACAGGGAGAGACAAGTAATGAGTTAAACGTGGAGATTCCTCCAACTGAAGTTAAAAGCAATGAAGTTTCTGGAGGACGGAAGACTTCTGAAAAGAAGTCCAAGAAGCAACGGGGGAACAAGCATTCTGCTGAGCCGGTTAAGGCAGCTTCTAAGTCTTCTCTGCAGGAGGCAAAGCAACGTGAAACAGGAATTGCTGATGATTCTGAGATAAAGG TCAGGGGAGAATCTGGTGTGAATGAGTCGTCACTGCAAAACACACGAACGCAACCCGGACGTGCTTGGAAGCCTGCCCCTGGCTTTAAACCAAAGTCACTGCTAGAAATTCAAATGGAAGAACAGAGGGTAGCACAAGCAGAAGCTTTAGCTCCAAAGGTTTCTACTTCCTCGGGTTCAGTGGGTGGTTTGGCTTCTCCTTGGGGTGGAATTGTTGCCAATTCAGATCCTATCAACCTAAGAGAGACACTCGGAGAGTCAGTCACTACTCAAGCAGGTGCTGTAAAGCCTGAAAGTGTTCCTGCTCTTAAGGGTAAGCAAAGCCACTTGCGTGACTTGTTGGCTGATGATGTTGTGGCCAAATCTGTTGTCAAAGAGAGGGATGTAGTGGGAAGCAGTTCTAACGACACATATACGCAAATCACATCCACTAATGCAGAGTCTTTAGACGATGATAACTTTATTGATGCCAAGGAAACAAAGAAGAGCCGTAAGAAGTCTGCAAGGGCAAAGAACTCTGCAGCAAAAACAGCTGCACATGTTCCTGCTGTAGTAGATACATCCCTCTCAACAAGTTCCATTGAGAAGGGGAAAAATGCTCGCATTGCGCAGCAGCAGCTTAAGGAAGATTTGCCTGCTATTCCTTCTGGGCCTTCTTTGGGAGATTTTGTTCTCTGGAAAGAAGAGCCTGTGAACAATCCTTCACCAGCTGCTGCTTGGTCGACTGGTCCAAAGAAATCCACAAAACCTAGCTCACTTAGGGACATCGTGAGGGAGCAGAAGAAGATGACGACCTCATCACATCCGCCTCCTAGTCCAGTACCTACCACCCAGAAACCTACTCCACCACAAGCTGTGCCTCAATCTTCCTGGTCGCGCTCCCCTTCACAGGCTGTTTCTCAATCTTCCCTGCAGTCAAAATCCAAGGGAGATGATGACCTTTTCTGGGGTCCAGTTGAGCAAACAACCCAGGAATCAAAACA GGGAGACTTTCCTCAACTTTCAAGTCAAAACAGTTGGGGAACCAAAACCACACCTGGGAAAGGAAGTGCAGGAAGCTCGCTGAATCGACAGAAATCAGTTTCAGCGTCTTCACCTGCGTCCCATAAAGGGAAAAAGGAGGAAGTGACAAAACTCACAG AGGCGAATGGCTTCAGAGATTGGTGCAGAAGCGAATGTCTCAGACTTCTTGGTTCAGAAG ATACAAGTGTGTTGGAGTTTTGTCTGAAGCTATCCCGATCAGAAGCAGAAACCCTTCTGATAGAAAATCTAGGGACGGTTGATAGAGACCACAAGTTCATCGACAAGTTCCTCAACTACAAAGACCTGCTACCATCAGAAGTAGTGGAGATTGCATTTCAATCAAAGGGGTCGTCGTCGTCTGTAGTGAAGAGCCGAAACAACAAGGCGGCGGAAGAAGAGGAGTATTACAAAGCCCCCTCGGCAAATGAAGGGTTTTCTAAAGTGGGAGGAGGAAAGAAAAAGGGGAAGAAAGGGAAGAAGGTAAGCTTAAGCTCATCAGTTCTGGGATTTAACGTGGTTAGTAACAGGATCATGATGGGTGAGATTCAGTCCATTGAGGATTAA
- the LOC106317482 gene encoding uncharacterized protein LOC106317482 isoform X1 has protein sequence MANSSADSAADHRSKHLSINPPHQIFKDVQGSDNPIPLSPQWLLSKSGKSKTGMGTVEAQCLHNPSGNGEETPDNPKKKDVFRPSLLTAETGRREGWRDEERDTFSATRNDRWRNGDKDFGDIKKVDRRDNVGSRQFGEPRRWTDSGNKDAGTEQRRGPSDRWTDSGNKDAGTEQRRESKWNSRWGPDDKEAENARNKWDEAGKDGEIIREKGPSLPSSDGDHYRPWRPSQGRGRGESLHSQSTPNKQGTGFSHSRGRGENTAIFSAGRGRMSSGGSLFTSATNQSHPPGSASEKGESGTGEPYHLRYSRMKLLDVYRMADTVCFEKFPDGFIEVPSLTCEQPSDPLAICAPSSEEVNILDGIEKGKIVSSGAPQISKDGPSGRNPAEFSQPRRLKPAGSREDMTSATDVSKEEIGETRNYPDDKFRPEASHEGYAPFRKGNEVQGNNHVQSPRRQPGERSSRISHDWNDPSADNKLKSSDTVWSHPKDSINHSGSNVISLPQSKGESRWQIGEDPALRRQPSLVFDREREVRKPMPSSPEELSLFYKDPQGLIQGPFSGSDIIGWFEAGYFGIDLLVRPASAPIDSPFSLLGDVMPHLRAKSGPPPGFSDAKPSQTTDAAGSPAFPGVGTVHAGMGETDMLQNDMRYKQVGGTVAENRFIESLMSGSLNNPSQGVQGYAVNSSGGLSLPVTDGGADMYLLAKKLELERQRSVAGPFSYWPGPESANLMLRSENVPEVAQQPARSPSTDLLSILQGAKDRSAPSVSGPIPAWSHPNQKDDLHHAKSFQTQTSFGVQQQRQLEQNSPLAGLLGQPIGNNPAGMLPPDMMLVPGLSQEQQSLNLLQQQQLLLQMNAQTPLSSQQQRLLIEKMLLLKHQQKREEQQQLLRQQQQLFSQVLADQQHPQQRFGEPSYGQLQQSFDALRLQESKDVTQVNQQMQLPVSHEARGANLTDFVSVNQATSQNVATVGTHHLNLQHQLFGNVDPRMSEGGVPTDQIDGTHKKDLQSDYERSIPADYMNSLYSEKPVLLPASFPNNESATPETSDSKSLENQTKDVFAGQGETSNELNVEIPPTEVKSNEVSGGRKTSEKKSKKQRGNKHSAEPVKAASKSSLQEAKQRETGIADDSEIKGKNMNPADILIDNDVLMSSEAISVRGESGVNESSLQNTRTQPGRAWKPAPGFKPKSLLEIQMEEQRVAQAEALAPKVSTSSGSVGGLASPWGGIVANSDPINLRETLGESVTTQAGAVKPESVPALKGKQSHLRDLLADDVVAKSVVKERDVVGSSSNDTYTQITSTNAESLDDDNFIDAKETKKSRKKSARAKNSAAKTAAHVPAVVDTSLSTSSIEKGKNARIAQQQLKEDLPAIPSGPSLGDFVLWKEEPVNNPSPAAAWSTGPKKSTKPSSLRDIVREQKKMTTSSHPPPSPVPTTQKPTPPQAVPQSSWSRSPSQAVSQSSLQSKSKGDDDLFWGPVEQTTQESKQGDFPQLSSQNSWGTKTTPGKGSAGSSLNRQKSVSASSPASHKGKKEEVTKLTEANGFRDWCRSECLRLLGSEDTSVLEFCLKLSRSEAETLLIENLGTVDRDHKFIDKFLNYKDLLPSEVVEIAFQSKGSSSSVVKSRNNKAAEEEEYYKAPSANEGFSKVGGGKKKGKKGKKVSLSSSVLGFNVVSNRIMMGEIQSIED, from the exons ATGGCTAACTCCTCCGCTGATTCCGCCGCAGACCACCGCAGCAAGCACCTCTCCATCAATCCACCTCACCAGATCTTCAAAG ATGTCCAGGGCTCTGACAATCCTATTCCTCTTTCACCTCAGTGGCTTCTCTCCAAATCAGGGAAGAGCAAGACTGGAATGGGGACTGTG GAAGCTCAGTGCCTCCATAATCCCTCTGGAAATGGGGAGGAGACACCGGATAATCCGAAGAAGAAGGATGTCTTCCGGCCTTCCTTACTTACTGCTGAAACTGGCCGTCGTGAGGGTTGGCGTGATGAGGAAAGGGATACCTTTTCCGCTACCCGGAATGATCGCTGGCGGAATGGTGACAAAGACTTTGGTGATATCAAGAAGGTTGACCGGCGGGATAATGTGGGCTCTAGACAGTTTGGGGAGCCTCGCCGGTGGACTGATTCAGGAAACAAGGATGCTGGGACAGAGCAGCGCCGTGGTCCGAGTGATCGGTGGACTGATTCAGGTAACAAGGATGCTGGGACTGAGCAGCGGCGTGAAAGCAAGTGGAACTCTCGCTGGGGACCTGATGACAAGGAAGCTGAGAACGCTCGTAACAAGTGGGATGAAGCTGGCAAAGATGGTGAGATCATTCGTGAGAAGGGTCCGTCTCTTCCTTCTAGTGATGGAGATCATTACCGACCCTGGAGACCCTCTCAAGGTCGAGGAAGAGGAGAATCTCTTCATAGCCAGTCAACACCAAACAAGCAGGGTACAGGCTTTTCTCACAGCAGGGGGCGTGGAGAAAACACTGCTATCTTTTCAGCTGGGCGTGGAAGGATGAGTTCTGGTGGAAGCCTTTTTACTAGCGCAACAAACCAGTCTCACCCTCCTGGATCTGCCTCTGAGAAAGGGGAAAGTGGTACTGGAGAGCCTTACCATCTGAGATATAGCAGAATGAAACTGTTGGATGTGTACAGGATGGCAGATACTGTGTGTTTTGAGAAGTTTCCAGATGGGTTCATCGAGGTGCCTTCCCTTACTTGCGAGCAGCCGTCGGATCCTCTGGCTATTTGCGCTCCAAGTTCTGAGGAAGTG AATATTCTGGATGGGATTGAGAAAGGAAAAATAGTGAGCAGTGGTGCCCCTCAGATATCCAAGGATGGCCCTAGTGGACGAAATCCAGCCGAGTTTTCTCAACCTAGGCGACTCAAGCCTG CTGGAAGCAGGGAAGATATGACATCCGCTACTGACGTATCTAAAGAAGAAATTGGAGAAACAAGGAACTATCCAGATGATAAGTTTAGGCCTGAAG CTTCTCATGAAGGTTATGCTCCTTTTAGGAAAGGCAATGAGGTGCAGGGAAACAATCATGTCCAGTCGCCACGGCGTCAGCCTGGAGAAAGATCGAGTAGGATCTCACATGATTGGAATGACCCTTCAGCTGATAACAAGCTGAAATCTTCTGACACTGTCTGGTCACACCCTAAAGATTCAATAAACCATTCAGGAAGCAATGTGATTAGCTTGCCACAGTCCAAAGGGGAATCAAGATGGCAAATCGGTGAAGATCCTGCACTAAGAAGGCAGCCATCTTTGGTGTTTGACAGGGAGCGAGAAGTTAGAAAGCCTATGCCATCTTCGCCTGAAGAACTTTCACTCTTTTATAAAGATCCTCAGGGTCTAATTCAAGGCCCTTTTTCTGGAAGTGATATTATTGGATGGTTTGAGGCTGGATATTTTGGCATAGATTTGCTAGTTCGTCCTGCTAGTGCACCGATCGATTCTCCTTTTTCATTACTTGGTGATGTAATGCCACATTTGCGGGCTAAGTCGGGACCACCACCTGGTTTTTCCGATGCCAAGCCAAGCCAGACTACTGATGCAGCCGGTTCACCGGCATTCCCTGGTGTGGGGACAGTTCATGCTGGGATGGGGGAGACTGATATGTTGCAAAATGATATGAGGTATAAGCAAGTTGGAGGTACGGTAGCGGAAAATCGGTTTATTGAATCGTTGATGTCTGGCAGTTTGAACAATCCATCTCAAG GTGTTCAAGGATATGCAGTAAATAGTTCTGGTGGGTTGTCTTTACCAGTTACTGATGGTGGGGCTGACATGTATCTCTTGGCCAAGAAATTGGAACTTGAACGGCAGAGATCAGTAGCTGGTCCGTTTTCATATTGGCCTGGTCCGGAATCTGCAAACCTGATGCTAAGATCCGAGAATGTGCCAGAAGTTGCTCAACAGCCTGCCCGTTCTCCCAGTACTGATTTGTTGTCCATCCTCCAAGGTGCAAAGGATAGGTCTGCTCCTTCTGTTAGTGGTCCTATTCCTGCTTGGTCGCATCCCAATCAAAAGGATGATTTGCACCATGCGAAAAGTTTCCAAACTCAGACTTCCTTTGGGGTCCAACAGCAAAGGCAGCTAGAGCAGAACTCACCTTTGGCAGGTTTACTTGGTCAACCTATTGGAAATAATCCAGCTGGCATGTTACCCCCTGATATGATGCTCGTCCCTGGACTCTCCCAAGAACAGCAATCGCTCAATCTGTTGCAGCAGCAACAGCTTTTGTTGCAAATGAATGCTCAGACACCCCTTTCTTCACAGCAACAGCGTCTATTGATTGAAAAGATGCTTTTGCTTAAGCACCAACAAAAACGAGAAGAGCAGCAGCAGTTGTTACGACAGCAACAGCAGCTGTTTTCCCAGGTTCTTGCTGACCAGCAGCATCCTCAACAACGGTTTGGAGAGCCATCTTATGGACAGTTGCAGCAATCTTTTGATGCTCTTAGGCTGCAAGAATCAAAGGACGTGACACAGGTCAATCAGCAGATGCAGCTTCCGGTTTCCCATGAGGCCCGAGGTGCCAACTTAACTGATTTTGTCTCTGTAAATCAAGCCACTAGTCAGAATGTTGCAACTGTCGGAACCCATCATCTGAACCTTCAACACCAGCTGTTTGGTAATGTTGACCCTAGGATGAGTGAGGGGGGAGTTCCTACAGATCAGATCGATGGCACCCATAAAAAAGATTTACAGTCCGACTATGAAAGATCAATTCCTGCGGATTACATGAACAGCTTGTACTCAGAAAAACCTGTTCTCTTACCTGCGAGCTTTCCAAACAATGAAAGCGCCACACCTGAAACAAGTGACAGTAAGTCACTGGAGAATCAGACGAAAGATGTGTTTGCTGGACAGGGAGAGACAAGTAATGAGTTAAACGTGGAGATTCCTCCAACTGAAGTTAAAAGCAATGAAGTTTCTGGAGGACGGAAGACTTCTGAAAAGAAGTCCAAGAAGCAACGGGGGAACAAGCATTCTGCTGAGCCGGTTAAGGCAGCTTCTAAGTCTTCTCTGCAGGAGGCAAAGCAACGTGAAACAGGAATTGCTGATGATTCTGAGATAAAGGGTAAAAATATGAATCCAGCTGACATTTTGATAGACAATGATGTACTAATGAGTTCTGAAGCTATTTCAGTCAGGGGAGAATCTGGTGTGAATGAGTCGTCACTGCAAAACACACGAACGCAACCCGGACGTGCTTGGAAGCCTGCCCCTGGCTTTAAACCAAAGTCACTGCTAGAAATTCAAATGGAAGAACAGAGGGTAGCACAAGCAGAAGCTTTAGCTCCAAAGGTTTCTACTTCCTCGGGTTCAGTGGGTGGTTTGGCTTCTCCTTGGGGTGGAATTGTTGCCAATTCAGATCCTATCAACCTAAGAGAGACACTCGGAGAGTCAGTCACTACTCAAGCAGGTGCTGTAAAGCCTGAAAGTGTTCCTGCTCTTAAGGGTAAGCAAAGCCACTTGCGTGACTTGTTGGCTGATGATGTTGTGGCCAAATCTGTTGTCAAAGAGAGGGATGTAGTGGGAAGCAGTTCTAACGACACATATACGCAAATCACATCCACTAATGCAGAGTCTTTAGACGATGATAACTTTATTGATGCCAAGGAAACAAAGAAGAGCCGTAAGAAGTCTGCAAGGGCAAAGAACTCTGCAGCAAAAACAGCTGCACATGTTCCTGCTGTAGTAGATACATCCCTCTCAACAAGTTCCATTGAGAAGGGGAAAAATGCTCGCATTGCGCAGCAGCAGCTTAAGGAAGATTTGCCTGCTATTCCTTCTGGGCCTTCTTTGGGAGATTTTGTTCTCTGGAAAGAAGAGCCTGTGAACAATCCTTCACCAGCTGCTGCTTGGTCGACTGGTCCAAAGAAATCCACAAAACCTAGCTCACTTAGGGACATCGTGAGGGAGCAGAAGAAGATGACGACCTCATCACATCCGCCTCCTAGTCCAGTACCTACCACCCAGAAACCTACTCCACCACAAGCTGTGCCTCAATCTTCCTGGTCGCGCTCCCCTTCACAGGCTGTTTCTCAATCTTCCCTGCAGTCAAAATCCAAGGGAGATGATGACCTTTTCTGGGGTCCAGTTGAGCAAACAACCCAGGAATCAAAACA GGGAGACTTTCCTCAACTTTCAAGTCAAAACAGTTGGGGAACCAAAACCACACCTGGGAAAGGAAGTGCAGGAAGCTCGCTGAATCGACAGAAATCAGTTTCAGCGTCTTCACCTGCGTCCCATAAAGGGAAAAAGGAGGAAGTGACAAAACTCACAG AGGCGAATGGCTTCAGAGATTGGTGCAGAAGCGAATGTCTCAGACTTCTTGGTTCAGAAG ATACAAGTGTGTTGGAGTTTTGTCTGAAGCTATCCCGATCAGAAGCAGAAACCCTTCTGATAGAAAATCTAGGGACGGTTGATAGAGACCACAAGTTCATCGACAAGTTCCTCAACTACAAAGACCTGCTACCATCAGAAGTAGTGGAGATTGCATTTCAATCAAAGGGGTCGTCGTCGTCTGTAGTGAAGAGCCGAAACAACAAGGCGGCGGAAGAAGAGGAGTATTACAAAGCCCCCTCGGCAAATGAAGGGTTTTCTAAAGTGGGAGGAGGAAAGAAAAAGGGGAAGAAAGGGAAGAAGGTAAGCTTAAGCTCATCAGTTCTGGGATTTAACGTGGTTAGTAACAGGATCATGATGGGTGAGATTCAGTCCATTGAGGATTAA